Proteins encoded within one genomic window of Haematospirillum jordaniae:
- a CDS encoding substrate-binding periplasmic protein produces MLKSLYGAAVSLVLILNVGGVKAQTFIFNTEEWYPYSYSSRGTFVGTATQIVRLMAENAGIAYTIAVHPRARSYSMTMSKSFNCSFPVPLSDEYSKKLKWIAPIEMNRWVVYKKKDSTLALQNLGDLKGRTIGGYVGGSVSAYVKSLGLKVNYETVDDANPRKLEEGSIDVWATTEFSALTLARKAGVEIEEAFEIEKNIMGIACNNNIDDMTIDSLQQALNALNNSGEADAIRRSKF; encoded by the coding sequence ATGCTGAAATCCCTGTATGGCGCGGCTGTCTCTTTGGTTCTCATCCTTAATGTCGGTGGGGTAAAAGCCCAGACTTTCATCTTCAATACAGAAGAATGGTACCCCTACAGCTATAGCAGCCGCGGCACGTTCGTAGGAACTGCGACACAGATTGTCCGGCTTATGGCCGAGAATGCAGGAATCGCATACACAATTGCCGTCCATCCACGGGCCCGGTCCTATAGCATGACGATGAGCAAGAGCTTTAACTGCTCTTTTCCCGTTCCTCTCTCTGATGAATACAGCAAGAAGCTGAAGTGGATTGCTCCTATAGAAATGAACCGCTGGGTTGTTTACAAGAAAAAAGACAGCACGCTGGCCCTACAAAACTTGGGGGATCTAAAGGGAAGAACCATCGGTGGCTATGTAGGAGGTAGTGTCAGCGCTTACGTCAAAAGCCTTGGGCTAAAGGTTAATTATGAAACTGTTGATGACGCGAACCCAAGAAAACTTGAGGAGGGGAGCATCGACGTCTGGGCAACAACAGAATTTTCTGCCCTGACCTTGGCCCGAAAAGCAGGCGTTGAAATCGAAGAAGCCTTTGAGATCGAGAAGAATATCATGGGCATTGCATGCAACAATAATATTGACGATATGACAATAGACAGTCTGCAACAGGCCCTCAATGCACTCAACAACTCCGGAGAGGCCGACGCAATCCGTCGGTCAAAATTTTAG